In Musa acuminata AAA Group cultivar baxijiao chromosome BXJ2-10, Cavendish_Baxijiao_AAA, whole genome shotgun sequence, a genomic segment contains:
- the LOC135624219 gene encoding transcription factor MYB4-like — translation MGHHSCCNQQKVKRGLWSPEEDEKLIRYITTYGYGCWSEVPEKAGLQRCGKSCRLRWINYLRPDIRRGRFTPEEEKLIINLHEIVGNRWAHIASHLPGRTDNEIKNYWNSWIKKKIHKPSKAAQTATPSGFDHVQPVFSTADQFDAILHHNLPKPSAADPIFPPPPCPLFMFDVSAGDSGSATGSSKEEFVQEVTTLTSDLWNPTHQQDQAMPPFLAFTACMESNYLPPLVDGMGGMVPCCVADDEEASRHPFEKQELSEWVDSRQYSSPLIWDQVAGTSLGGEALPTAPSTMDAMITSFSSSLSRIN, via the exons ATGGGGCATCACTCCTGCTGCAACCAACAGAAAGTTAAGAGAGGCTTGTGGTCGCCCGAGGAAGATGAAAAGCTCATCAGATATATCACCACCTATGGCTATGGCTGCTGGAGCGAAGTGCCCGAGAAAGCAG GACTCCAAAGGTGTGGGAAGAGTTGCCGGTTACGATGGATCAATTACTTGAGGCCCGACATACGACGAGGAAGGTTTACGCCGGAGGAGGAGAAGCTAATCATCAACCTTCACGAGATTGTTGGGAACAG GTGGGCTCATATAGCAAGCCACTTGCCCGGTCGCacagacaacgagatcaagaattaTTGGAACTCGTGGATCAAAAAGAAGATCCACAAGCCGAGCAAAGCAGCTCAAACTGCAACCCCATCCGGCTTCGACCACGTTCAACCCGTCTTCAGCACCGCCGACCAATTCGACGCCATTCTCCACCACAACCTACCGAAGCCATCTGCGGCCGATCCCATCTTCCCTCCTCCACCTTGCCCTCTCTTCATGTTCGACGTAAGCGCCGGCGACAGCGGGTCAGCCACCGGCAGCTCCAAGGAGGAGTTTGTGCAGGAGGTGACGACCCTAACTTCCGACCTCTGGAACCCTACCCATCAGCAAGACCAAGCGATGCCTCCCTTCCTCGCCTTCACCGCGTGCATGGAGTCCAACTACCTGCCGCCGTTGGTGGACGGCATGGGCGGCATGGTGCCGTGTTGCGTGGCGGACGACGAAGAGGCGAGCAGGCATCCATTCGAGAAGCAGGAGCTAAGCGAATGGGTGGACTCACGGCAGTACTCGAGCCCTCTGATATGGGACCAAGTCGCAGGTACAAGTCTTGGTGGTGAAGCTCTTCCGACAGCGCCATCCACCATGGACGCCATGATCACATCCTTCTCCTCGTCCTTATCGAGGATCAACTAG